One genomic window of Planktothrix sp. FACHB-1365 includes the following:
- a CDS encoding YqeG family HAD IIIA-type phosphatase yields the protein MSWGKLLQPDLVLGDCVVHLTPDLLEQHQIKGMVLDVDETLVPITEKSVSEHLKGWIDTLKPQTCLWLVSNNISQARIGSIAETLNLPYISGAGKPSRRKLKRAVEAMDLPVEQVAMVGDRLFTDVLAGNRLGMFTILVEPMVDPTMMPPANSVRNIEVWLSKMLGATLH from the coding sequence ATGTCTTGGGGGAAACTCTTACAACCTGATTTAGTTTTGGGAGATTGCGTTGTCCATTTGACACCGGATCTATTAGAACAGCACCAAATTAAAGGAATGGTGCTAGATGTTGATGAAACCTTAGTTCCGATTACGGAAAAGTCCGTGTCTGAACATCTTAAAGGTTGGATCGATACCCTCAAACCTCAGACTTGTCTATGGTTGGTGAGTAACAATATTAGCCAAGCTCGGATTGGTAGTATTGCTGAAACGTTGAATTTGCCCTACATTAGTGGCGCTGGTAAACCCTCTCGTCGGAAACTCAAGCGAGCCGTTGAAGCGATGGATTTACCCGTAGAACAGGTGGCTATGGTGGGCGATCGCTTATTTACAGATGTTTTGGCGGGAAACCGTTTAGGAATGTTTACAATCCTGGTGGAGCCGATGGTTGATCCCACCATGATGCCTCCAGCTAATTCTGTTCGTAATATTGAAGTGTGGCTCTCCAAAATGCTAGGAGCAACCCTGCACTGA